The following proteins come from a genomic window of Musa acuminata AAA Group cultivar baxijiao chromosome BXJ1-7, Cavendish_Baxijiao_AAA, whole genome shotgun sequence:
- the LOC135679358 gene encoding CBL-interacting protein kinase 2-like, with product MESRGIVVMQKYELGRLLGKGTFAKVYYARNIRNGQSVAIKMIDKEKVIKVGLMEQVKREISVMRLVRHPNVVRLFEVMASRTKIYFVMEYIKGGELFNKVTKGKVPEDEARKYFQQLISAVDYCHSRGVYHRDLKPENLLLDENDNLKVSDFGLSALVDSKRQDTILHTTCGTPAYVAPEVISRIGYDGAKADIWSCGVILFVLMAGYYPFHDSNLMEMYKKVVKGEFKCPSWFSSGAKKFISKMLDPDPSTRISIAKIRENKWFKKGLDDKKVKIEEEPKENVPLDAAEVFNSTASSTAEERPDSMKITNLNAFDIISLSAGFDLSGLFADSSQKKETWFTSTKSASVIISKLEDMARHLKLKVKKKDDGVLKLVALAEGRNGLLAIDAEIFEVSPLFYLVELKKLNGDNLEYQKLLNEGIRPTLVDIVWAWQGDQQYHQE from the coding sequence ATGGAGAGCAGAGGGATTGTTGTGATGCAAAAGTATGAATTAGGAAGGTTACTAGGGAAAGGAACTTTTGCAAAGGTTTATTATGCTAGGAATATCAGAAATGGCCAAAGTGTTGCTATAAAAATGATTGACAAGGAGAAAGTAATCAAGGTTGGTCTCATGGAGCAGGTGAAACGTGAAATATCCGTGATGAGATTGGTTAGACATCCAAATGTAGTGCGGCTCTTCGAGGTCATGGCGAGTAGGACCAAGATTTACTTTGTCATGGAGTACATAAAAGGTGGTGAGCTATTCAACAAGGTCACTAAAGGAAAAGTGCCAGAGGATGAAGCTAGAAAATACTTTCAACAGCTGATTAGCGCTGTCGACTACTGCCACAGCAGAGGTGTTTACCACCGTGATCTGAAACCTGAGAACCTTCTGTTGGATGAAAATGACAATTTAAAGGTATCAGATTTTGGTCTAAGTGCCCTCGTTGACTCCAAAAGGCAAGACACCATACTGCACACTACTTGTGGAACTCCAGCTTATGTTGCTCCTGAGGTGATAAGCCGAATTGGATATGATGGTGCAAAAGCTGATATCTGGTCCTGCGGGGTGATTCTTTTTGTGCTTATGGCTGGTTACTACCCTTTTCATGATTCAAATCTGATGGAGATGTACAAGAAGGTCGTAAAAGGTGAATTTAAATGCCCCAGTTGGTTCTCTTCTGGCGCTAAAAAGTTCATCTCAAAGATGCTAGACCCAGATCCAAGTACCAGGATTTCCATTGCAAAAATCAGGGAAAACAAATGGTTCAAGAAAGGGCTTGATGACAAGAAAGTAAAAATCGAAGAAGAACCAAAAGAAAATGTCCCTTTGGATGCAGCTGAAGTTTTCAACTCCACAGCAAGCAGCACTGCTGAGGAAAGGCCAGATTCAATGAAGATCACGAACTTGAATGCTTTCGATATCATTTCTCTTTCAGCAGGATTTGATCTCTCGGGTCTATTTGCGGACAGCAGCCAAAAGAAAGAAACTTGGTTCACTTCTACGAAGTCTGCATCAGTCATTATTTCCAAGCTAGAAGATATGGCCAGACATCTGAAGTTAaaagtgaagaagaaagatgatggGGTTCTAAAATTGGTGGCTCTAGCAGAGGGGAGGAATGGTCTCCTAGCCATTGATGCTGAGATCTTTGAGGTCTCCCCGTTGTTCTATTTGGTGGAACTGAAAAAGTTAAATGGCGATAACCTGGAATATCAGAAGCTGTTGAACGAAGGCATCAGGCCAACTCTTGTCGACATTGTTTGGGCATGGCAGGGCGATCAGCAGTACCATCAGGAGTAG
- the LOC103992523 gene encoding uncharacterized protein LOC103992523, with the protein MGPGKGRFATRSVASAVEKTTSEEEEAREEGKGFFACYLLVSLSPRHKSRTYIGFTVNPRRRIRQHNGEIRCGAWRTKHGRPWEMVLCIYGFPSNVSALQFEWAWQHPKESLAVRKAASSFKSLSGIANKIKIAYTMLSLPAWENSNLTVNFFSTKYMKHTAGCPKLPKQMKTIFGTMDELPCYVKGLILDDNEENDEEDNLEEDSLSTSLAVSINHVETDVIHEERTTRHRFGTWKHDDFRQSMELTDSPCMIDSPKASEESIDDGAGVVNLMGKALDNEDSLSTSLAILVDDVEVDATHVQRTARHGLGALKHDNFRQSMERTDSPCSIGSPKATEESVDKVGVANLLGKDFSDFGGIRKPMETTKSYCLIESPGPGQECSRTSPDRTQLLCSEDPFDFLKQNNLESFRQQSTPSSSNKKASPDNLPFSSESNVIDLLSPPSCLISCCSNKHKKTSVHMDIIDLTDSPISL; encoded by the exons ATGGGACCGGGAAAGGGACGATTTGCGACGCGATCCGTGGCGAGTGCGGTCGAGAAGACGacatcggaggaggaggaggctcgGGAGGAAGGAAAGGGCTTCTTTGCTTGCTACTTGCTTGTTTCTCTGAGCCCTCGTCACAAAAGCCGTACCTACATCGG GTTTACGGTCAATCCTCGACGGAGAATCAGGCAGCACAACGGTGAGATAAGGTGTGGAGCATGGAGGACGAAACATGGACGCCCGTGGGAGATGGTTCTTTGCATCTATGGCTTCCCTTCAAATGTTTCTGCTCTCCAG TTTGAATGGGCTTGGCAGCACCCAAAAGAATCTCTAGCTGTTAGAAAAGCTGCTTCAAGTTTTAAGTCGCTCTCTGGCATTGCAAATAAGATCAAGATCGCTTATACCATGTTGTCACTTCCAGCTTGGGAGAA CTCGAATCTCACTGTCAATTTCTTCTCAACAAAATACATGAAGCATACTGCTGGTTGCCCAAAATTGCCAAAGCAAATGAAAACTATTTTTGGCACCATGGATGAACTTCCCTGCTATGTCAAAGGTCTAATACTAGATGACAACGAAGAAAATGATGAAGAAGACAATCTTGAGGAAGATTCACTGTCTACATCTTTGGCTGTATCGATTAACCATGTGGAGACAGATGTCATTCATGAGGAAAGGACAACCAGGCATCGTTTTGGTACTTGGAAGCATGATGACTTTAGACAGTCCATGGAGCTAACAGATTCACCTTGCATGATAGATTCACCAAAGGCCTCAGAAGAGTCCATTGATGATGGAGCGGGAGTTGTGAATCTTATGGGCAAGGCTTTAGATAATGAAGATTCACTTTCGACATCATTGGCCATATTGGTTGATGATGTGGAGGTTGATGCCACTCATGTACAAAGGACAGCCAGGCATGGCCTTGGTGCTTTGAAACATGACAATTTTAGACAGTCAATGGAGCGAACGGATTCACCTTGTTCCATAGGTTCCCCCAAAGCCACAGAGGAGTCCGTTGACAAAGTGGGAGTTGCGAATCTATTGGGAAAAGATTTTAGCGATTTTGGTGGTATTAGGAAGCCAATGGAGACAACAAAATCTTACTGTCTTATTGAATCCCCTGGACCAGGTCAAGAATGCAGCAGAACTTCCCCGGACAGAACTCAACTGTTATGCAGTGAAGACCCATTTGATTTTcttaaacaaaataatttggagAGCTTCAGGCAACAATCTACTCCAAGTAGTTCCAATAAAAAGGCTTCCCCTGACAATCTGCCCTTTTCATCCGAGAGTAATGTAATAGATCTCTTGTCACCACCCAGCTGCTTAATTAGCTGCTGCAGTAATAAGCATAAGAAGACTTCAGTCCATATGGACATTATTGATCTGACCGATTCCCCCATCAGTCTTTAG